The proteins below are encoded in one region of Candidatus Rokuibacteriota bacterium:
- a CDS encoding xanthine dehydrogenase family protein subunit M, translating to MKPAPFEYHAPRTLDEVLARLRQAGGEAKLLAGGQSLVPAMNLRLARPQVLIDLGRVSELDYIREANGHLAVGALVHQRAAERSDAVRRDVPLLARALPFIGHPAIRNRGTIGGSLAHADPAAELPAVATALDADLVIAGPGGQRVAKPSEFFVSYFTTSLQPDEVLVEVRLPRATSSMRSAFVEISRRHGDFAIVGVALSVDLDSGRRCRAARVAIVGVGPGPVRAVQAERCLEGQVASEALFREAGQIAAKEIDPPSDIHATSHYRRRLTAVLLEDAGRQVLGPSA from the coding sequence GTGAAGCCAGCGCCTTTTGAGTACCACGCTCCACGAACGTTGGACGAGGTGCTGGCGCGGCTCCGGCAGGCCGGCGGGGAGGCGAAACTCCTCGCCGGCGGCCAGAGCCTCGTGCCCGCGATGAACCTGCGCCTGGCCCGGCCGCAGGTCCTGATCGATCTCGGCCGGGTCAGCGAGCTCGATTACATCCGTGAGGCCAACGGCCACCTCGCCGTGGGCGCACTCGTGCACCAGCGCGCCGCCGAGCGGTCCGACGCCGTACGGCGTGATGTGCCGCTCCTGGCCCGGGCGCTTCCGTTCATCGGCCACCCGGCGATCCGCAACCGCGGCACCATCGGCGGAAGCTTGGCCCATGCGGACCCGGCCGCCGAGTTGCCCGCAGTCGCCACCGCGCTGGACGCCGATCTGGTCATCGCCGGCCCCGGCGGTCAGCGCGTCGCCAAGCCGTCCGAGTTCTTCGTGTCGTACTTCACCACCTCACTCCAGCCCGACGAGGTGCTGGTCGAGGTCCGGCTGCCCCGGGCCACGTCGAGCATGCGCTCGGCGTTCGTCGAGATCTCCCGTCGGCACGGGGACTTCGCGATCGTCGGCGTGGCGCTCTCCGTGGACCTCGACAGCGGCCGCCGGTGCCGCGCTGCGCGCGTGGCGATCGTCGGCGTGGGACCGGGGCCGGTGCGCGCCGTGCAGGCCGAGCGCTGCCTGGAGGGCCAGGTGGCGAGCGAGGCCCTCTTCCGCGAGGCCGGCCAGATCGCGGCCAAGGAGATCGATCCACCGAGCGACATTCACGCGACGAGCCACTACCGCCGGCGCCTGACGGCCGTGCTTCTCGAGGACGCGGGTCGCCAGGTGCTCGGCCCGAGCGCATGA
- a CDS encoding branched-chain amino acid ABC transporter permease yields the protein MHVALQIFFDALLLVGIYAIGALGFALIWGVLNLLNLAHGAFIMLGAYSTFLLWRAGLDPLLALPVTMAVMFAFGWLLQRYVFDFMVNGPPSQSIALTFGVNLVLMGVALRVFTGEYRSIVVPPYLQGFVDIGGARLTYARIATIVIALGLTAALWWFMDHTEKGQAIRATRLDLDAARLVGVDVQQIYSLTTAISAAMAGAAGGLIALVYSVSPQMADSYLMQIFIVTVLGGLGSMVGPLLGAAVVGVTNSAVASLVGATYSSLVGAGIVLLILVVRPGGLLGRRFYEG from the coding sequence ATGCACGTCGCCCTGCAGATCTTCTTCGACGCCCTGCTCCTGGTCGGGATCTACGCGATCGGAGCGCTCGGCTTCGCCCTGATCTGGGGCGTGCTGAACCTCCTCAACCTCGCGCACGGTGCCTTCATCATGCTCGGCGCCTACAGCACCTTCCTCCTCTGGCGCGCGGGCCTCGATCCGCTGCTGGCGCTTCCGGTCACGATGGCCGTGATGTTCGCGTTCGGATGGCTGCTCCAGCGGTATGTCTTCGACTTCATGGTCAACGGGCCGCCTTCGCAGAGCATTGCGCTGACCTTCGGCGTCAACCTGGTGCTGATGGGTGTCGCGCTCCGGGTCTTCACGGGCGAGTACCGCTCGATCGTCGTCCCCCCGTACCTCCAGGGATTCGTCGACATCGGCGGCGCCAGGCTGACCTACGCGAGGATCGCGACGATCGTCATCGCGCTCGGGCTGACGGCGGCGCTCTGGTGGTTCATGGACCACACCGAGAAGGGCCAGGCCATCCGGGCCACGCGCCTCGATCTCGACGCGGCCCGCCTGGTCGGCGTCGACGTCCAGCAGATCTACAGCCTGACGACCGCGATCTCCGCGGCCATGGCGGGCGCCGCCGGGGGTCTCATCGCGCTCGTCTACAGCGTGAGCCCGCAGATGGCCGACTCCTATCTTATGCAGATCTTCATCGTCACCGTGCTCGGCGGCCTCGGCAGCATGGTGGGGCCGCTGCTGGGCGCCGCGGTGGTCGGGGTCACCAACAGCGCGGTGGCGAGCCTGGTGGGTGCGACCTACAGCAGCCTCGTGGGCGCCGGTATCGTGCTCCTGATCCTGGTCGTGCGTCCCGGCGGGCTTCTCGGCCGGCGGTTCTACGAAGGATGA
- a CDS encoding ABC transporter ATP-binding protein — protein MLEAVQLVKRFGGVTAVNGLDFRVAEGEIVGLIGPNGAGKTTLVDLLTGHQLPTSGRIAYLGRDITASPPQARNRLGLARTFQIARPFLSMTVHDNVMAGALFGRRGRRLGLDAARAETRRILDRVGLTAMTAVRASALTNAGKKRLEIARCLATSPSLLFLDEPLSGFNRREVDEALGMIREINRSGITIVFIEHIVPAVTAVSDRIVVVANGAKIAEGTPAEILAHHEVKRAYLGDVRATAARYAAGGTR, from the coding sequence GTGCTCGAGGCCGTCCAGCTCGTCAAGCGCTTCGGCGGGGTCACCGCCGTGAACGGCCTCGACTTCCGTGTCGCCGAGGGCGAGATCGTCGGCCTGATCGGTCCGAACGGCGCCGGCAAGACCACACTCGTCGACCTCCTGACCGGCCACCAGCTCCCCACCTCCGGGCGCATCGCGTACCTCGGCCGGGACATCACCGCGAGCCCGCCGCAGGCCCGGAACCGCCTGGGGCTCGCCCGCACCTTCCAGATCGCGCGCCCGTTCCTGTCGATGACCGTCCACGACAACGTGATGGCCGGCGCGCTCTTCGGTCGACGCGGCCGACGGCTCGGGCTTGACGCCGCCCGCGCCGAGACCCGCCGCATCCTCGATCGCGTCGGCCTGACCGCGATGACCGCGGTGCGCGCTTCCGCCCTCACCAACGCCGGCAAGAAGCGGCTGGAGATCGCCCGCTGCCTCGCGACCTCGCCGAGCCTCCTCTTCCTGGACGAGCCGCTCTCCGGCTTCAATCGCCGCGAGGTCGACGAGGCGCTGGGGATGATCCGCGAGATCAACCGGTCCGGTATTACGATCGTCTTCATCGAGCACATCGTGCCGGCGGTGACCGCGGTGAGTGACCGCATCGTCGTCGTCGCCAACGGCGCCAAGATCGCGGAAGGCACGCCGGCCGAGATCCTGGCGCACCACGAGGTCAAGCGCGCCTACCTGGGCGACGTGCGGGCGACGGCCGCCCGCTACGCGGCCGGCGGGACCCGATGA
- a CDS encoding ABC transporter substrate-binding protein, whose protein sequence is MTTERHGTTRRTFLGGAAATAASVFGPGRVYAQKAGTLKIASVVSLSGNFASYGDHLKRGTDIAVERINAAGGVRVGDTTYKVDVQHYDDKTDATTAARLVERAVTTEKAHMVLAPLGSVLVKACIPVAQRLRFPMMAHWAHVDSVFAAQKGDPWLFSALNGFSGFYTLIMEMAAKFDNPKIGKVAILSPNDELGVSALKEYFPNDLKRAKLQLAAAELYPAKTQEYVGALERIRRSNPDGIVINAYTPDIIAIFKEMQMTKLFPPLLVVEAPTKLYDALGPAINGAFVPLMWHESLTGPKDPYIGSNKEFARIYKDKHKEDVVDFVAPLGSHNVLVYVQVLQKAGVVDDPAKIRKAFLEFQGETFFSKVSFNDIGLNPQHTIYPGQWHDGKIHLVYPPQLATAKPMHPFPLWKKA, encoded by the coding sequence GTGACGACTGAGAGACACGGGACGACACGACGGACCTTCCTCGGGGGCGCGGCGGCGACGGCCGCGTCGGTCTTCGGCCCCGGCCGCGTCTACGCGCAGAAGGCCGGCACGCTGAAAATCGCTTCCGTGGTGAGCCTGAGCGGGAACTTCGCCAGCTACGGCGACCACCTGAAGCGCGGCACCGACATCGCGGTCGAGCGGATCAACGCGGCCGGCGGCGTCAGGGTGGGGGACACGACCTACAAAGTCGACGTCCAGCACTACGACGACAAGACCGACGCCACCACCGCCGCCCGCCTCGTGGAGCGCGCCGTCACCACGGAGAAGGCCCACATGGTCCTGGCCCCCCTGGGCAGCGTGCTCGTGAAGGCGTGCATCCCGGTGGCCCAGCGTCTGCGCTTCCCGATGATGGCCCACTGGGCTCACGTTGACAGCGTCTTCGCCGCCCAGAAGGGCGACCCCTGGCTCTTCTCGGCCCTCAACGGGTTCAGCGGGTTCTACACGCTGATCATGGAGATGGCGGCGAAGTTCGACAACCCGAAGATCGGGAAGGTGGCGATCCTCTCGCCGAACGACGAGCTGGGCGTGTCCGCGCTCAAGGAGTACTTCCCGAACGACCTGAAGCGGGCGAAGCTCCAACTGGCCGCCGCCGAGCTGTACCCGGCGAAGACCCAGGAGTACGTCGGCGCCCTCGAGCGCATCCGGCGCTCCAACCCCGACGGGATCGTCATCAACGCCTACACGCCGGACATCATCGCGATCTTCAAGGAGATGCAGATGACGAAGCTCTTCCCGCCGCTGCTCGTGGTCGAGGCGCCGACGAAGCTCTACGACGCCCTCGGCCCCGCCATCAACGGCGCGTTCGTGCCGTTGATGTGGCACGAGAGCCTGACCGGGCCCAAGGACCCGTACATCGGGAGCAACAAGGAGTTCGCGCGCATCTACAAGGACAAGCACAAGGAGGACGTGGTGGACTTCGTCGCCCCGCTCGGGTCGCACAACGTGCTCGTCTACGTCCAGGTCCTGCAGAAGGCGGGCGTGGTGGATGACCCGGCGAAGATCCGGAAGGCCTTCCTCGAGTTCCAGGGCGAGACGTTCTTCTCGAAGGTCTCCTTCAACGACATCGGCCTTAACCCGCAGCACACCATTTACCCGGGGCAGTGGCACGACGGCAAGATCCATCTCGTGTACCCGCCCCAGCTCGCGACGGCGAAGCCGATGCACCCGTTCCCGCTGTGGAAGAAGGCGTAG
- a CDS encoding ABC transporter ATP-binding protein, which yields MTGNGQLREPLLVVENLEAGYGDTQVLWGVTLDVLPGEMLAVVGANGAGKTTLLRTLSGLIVPTSGRIRFAGRDIAGARSPEIVRLGMGHVPEGRRLFSGMTVEENLRMGAYGRAHKDRAAVRADLERVYGYFARLRDRRRQIAGTLSGGEQQMCAIGRALMGDPRLLLIDELSLGLAPVVVEELIPILHDIQGAGTTIVLIEQDVSVALQISDRAFVIETGRVTLSGPARELAKDEAIVRSYLGE from the coding sequence ATGACGGGGAACGGGCAGCTGCGCGAGCCGCTCCTCGTCGTGGAAAACCTGGAGGCGGGGTACGGCGATACGCAGGTCCTCTGGGGCGTGACGCTCGACGTCCTGCCCGGCGAGATGCTGGCCGTGGTCGGGGCCAACGGCGCGGGCAAGACGACGCTGTTGCGCACGCTGTCCGGGCTCATCGTCCCGACCAGCGGCCGGATCCGGTTTGCCGGCCGCGACATCGCGGGAGCGCGAAGCCCCGAGATCGTGCGCCTGGGCATGGGCCACGTGCCCGAGGGCAGGCGCCTCTTCTCGGGCATGACCGTCGAGGAGAACCTCCGCATGGGGGCGTACGGCCGTGCGCACAAGGACCGGGCGGCCGTCCGCGCGGACCTCGAGCGCGTGTACGGGTACTTCGCGCGTCTGCGTGACCGGCGGCGGCAGATCGCGGGGACGCTCTCGGGCGGTGAGCAGCAGATGTGCGCGATCGGCCGGGCGCTCATGGGAGACCCGCGGCTTCTTCTGATCGACGAGCTCTCGCTGGGGTTGGCGCCCGTCGTCGTCGAGGAGTTGATCCCCATCCTGCACGACATCCAGGGCGCGGGCACCACCATCGTGCTGATCGAGCAGGACGTCAGCGTGGCGCTCCAGATCTCGGATCGTGCGTTCGTGATCGAAACGGGCCGCGTGACCCTCAGCGGCCCGGCGCGGGAGCTGGCGAAGGACGAGGCGATCGTGCGGAGCTACCTCGGCGAGTGA
- a CDS encoding branched-chain amino acid ABC transporter permease, translating into MSAEAQATTRDVPAPLADASTDRRDLIGLALLALAAVALPLAVGQYGVRLATTVLMYVALAQAWNLVGGYAGLLSIAHPAFFGTGAVAAAIVLINGLPLILAVVVAAAVAVGIAGLTGVPTLRLRGHYFVIASLLISEVTRNAVLNIDAFGYNGGVAANIFRFVPMIPGVGHGHLLYFVMLALALSCMGLVIAVDRSRWGYALRAIRDNESAARALGIHAPRVRLLTFLLSALLTAFIGTAWALWLGVVDTNEAYNPAITFEVIVMVFLGGMGTVWGPPLGVLLILLLGEYFGIKFAELTLVTSGLIVVLVVLFLPEGLVRVFTEGPRSLHPARLAQNLRRFKVR; encoded by the coding sequence ATGAGCGCCGAGGCGCAGGCGACGACGCGGGACGTGCCGGCCCCCCTGGCGGACGCGTCGACCGATCGGCGCGACCTGATCGGGCTGGCCCTCCTCGCGCTGGCGGCCGTGGCCCTGCCCTTGGCCGTCGGACAGTACGGCGTGCGGCTCGCGACGACGGTCCTCATGTACGTCGCGCTGGCCCAGGCCTGGAATCTCGTCGGCGGCTACGCGGGCCTCCTCTCCATTGCGCACCCGGCCTTCTTCGGCACCGGGGCGGTGGCCGCCGCGATCGTCCTGATCAACGGCTTGCCGCTAATACTCGCCGTGGTCGTTGCCGCCGCTGTGGCCGTGGGGATCGCGGGCCTCACCGGGGTGCCCACGCTCCGTCTTCGGGGTCACTACTTCGTGATCGCCAGCCTCCTCATCTCCGAGGTGACCCGCAACGCCGTCCTCAACATCGACGCGTTCGGGTACAACGGCGGCGTCGCGGCCAACATCTTCCGATTCGTGCCGATGATTCCCGGCGTCGGGCACGGGCACCTCCTGTACTTCGTGATGCTCGCGCTCGCGCTGTCCTGCATGGGGCTGGTGATCGCCGTGGACCGGTCGCGCTGGGGCTACGCGCTCCGTGCGATCCGCGACAACGAGTCGGCCGCACGGGCGCTCGGGATCCACGCCCCGCGCGTGCGTCTCCTGACCTTCCTCCTCAGTGCGTTGCTGACGGCGTTCATCGGGACCGCGTGGGCGCTCTGGCTCGGCGTCGTCGACACCAACGAAGCGTACAACCCGGCCATCACGTTCGAGGTGATCGTGATGGTCTTCCTCGGCGGCATGGGCACGGTGTGGGGGCCGCCCCTCGGCGTCCTCCTCATCCTGCTCCTGGGCGAATACTTCGGGATCAAGTTCGCCGAGCTCACGCTGGTGACGTCCGGACTCATCGTGGTCCTCGTCGTGCTGTTCCTACCCGAGGGGCTGGTGCGCGTCTTCACCGAAGGACCGCGCAGCCTGCACCCCGCACGGCTCGCCCAGAACCTCCGGCGCTTCAAGGTGCGGTAG
- a CDS encoding LLM class flavin-dependent oxidoreductase, with translation MKFGIAYDLRNPRRWMVPFNKLYQECVNQAAAVEELGFDSVWVCEHHYSEDDGWIPAGLTLAAAIAARTQRVKIGTYIIPLPFHDPVRVAEQVTVLDYLSNGRIRLGVAVGYRVQEFRTHGIDRKERGARLEEGIDIIRKCWTEEKFSYDGRFNKLKDLTFYPRPIQVPHPPIYIGAQTAAAIRRAARLGCHLLPFGGPGTYKLYTDALRENGRDPSQYEFATMYLYSPIVCRDPEAVWKTYRQQIMYRLDWYDRWYNEAADLPKNQLQLLADASERERREREAIMTPEECIAFMTKFLANMPCTEVVMWAGYAGVPLSVSFEWIELFAKEVMPHFGNTVGGYAVDTSAPRKPSMMLKS, from the coding sequence ATGAAATTCGGCATAGCGTACGATCTCCGCAATCCGCGCCGGTGGATGGTGCCGTTCAACAAGCTCTATCAGGAATGCGTCAACCAGGCCGCGGCCGTCGAGGAGCTGGGATTCGACAGCGTGTGGGTCTGCGAGCACCACTACTCGGAGGACGACGGATGGATCCCCGCGGGCCTGACCCTCGCGGCGGCGATCGCGGCGCGCACCCAACGCGTGAAGATCGGCACGTACATCATCCCGCTGCCCTTCCACGATCCCGTGCGGGTGGCCGAGCAGGTGACCGTGCTCGACTACCTCTCGAACGGCCGGATCCGGCTCGGCGTGGCCGTCGGCTACCGGGTCCAGGAGTTCCGGACGCACGGCATCGATCGCAAGGAGCGGGGGGCCCGGCTCGAGGAAGGCATCGACATCATCAGGAAGTGCTGGACCGAGGAGAAGTTCTCGTACGACGGCCGGTTCAACAAGCTCAAGGACCTGACCTTCTATCCCCGGCCGATCCAGGTCCCGCACCCGCCGATCTACATCGGCGCGCAGACGGCGGCCGCCATCCGGCGCGCGGCGCGCCTCGGCTGTCATCTCCTGCCGTTCGGCGGGCCGGGGACGTACAAGCTCTACACCGACGCCCTCCGCGAGAACGGCCGGGATCCGTCGCAGTACGAGTTCGCGACGATGTATCTGTACAGCCCGATCGTGTGCCGGGATCCCGAGGCGGTGTGGAAGACGTACCGCCAGCAGATCATGTACCGCCTCGACTGGTACGACCGCTGGTACAACGAGGCCGCGGACCTGCCGAAGAACCAGCTGCAGCTGCTCGCCGACGCCTCCGAACGCGAGCGGCGCGAGCGCGAGGCCATCATGACGCCCGAGGAGTGCATCGCCTTCATGACGAAGTTCCTGGCGAACATGCCGTGCACCGAGGTCGTCATGTGGGCGGGCTACGCCGGTGTTCCGCTGAGCGTGAGCTTCGAGTGGATCGAGCTGTTCGCCAAGGAAGTCATGCCGCACTTCGGGAACACGGTGGGCGGCTATGCCGTGGACACCTCCGCCCCGCGGAAGCCGTCCATGATGCTGAAGTCGTAG
- a CDS encoding (2Fe-2S)-binding protein has product MSQKIPIRITVNGIVHEREVEPRLLLADFLRHELELTGTHVGCEHGVCGACTVMVDGASARSCLLFAAQLDGARVTTVEGLVRDGDSQPIQDAFHENHALQCGYCTPGFLITLYEFLADNPEPTEQEVREALSGNLCRCTGYLNILKAVQDAAGRLRAAGLRPAVR; this is encoded by the coding sequence ATGTCCCAAAAGATTCCGATCCGCATCACGGTCAACGGCATCGTCCACGAACGGGAGGTCGAGCCGCGGCTGCTGCTGGCCGACTTCCTCCGTCACGAGCTCGAGCTCACGGGGACGCACGTGGGCTGCGAGCACGGCGTGTGTGGCGCCTGCACGGTCATGGTGGACGGCGCCAGCGCCCGGAGCTGCCTGCTCTTCGCCGCCCAGCTCGACGGTGCCCGCGTGACGACCGTTGAGGGGCTCGTCCGGGACGGCGACTCGCAGCCGATCCAGGATGCGTTCCACGAGAACCACGCCCTCCAGTGCGGCTACTGCACGCCGGGGTTCCTGATCACGCTGTACGAGTTCCTGGCCGACAACCCGGAGCCGACCGAGCAGGAGGTACGCGAGGCGCTCTCGGGCAACCTCTGCCGGTGCACGGGCTACCTCAACATCCTCAAGGCCGTGCAGGATGCGGCCGGCCGGTTGCGCGCGGCCGGGCTGCGACCGGCCGTACGCTAG
- a CDS encoding xanthine dehydrogenase family protein molybdopterin-binding subunit → MAHGTTTGYVGRDVLRVEDDKLLKGLGIFVDDLHLSGLVHLAFARSPHAHARIRAIRTERARALPGVLAVFTGRDLEALCKPMRVEIAFPSYKAPARPVVAVDAVKFVGDAVAVVVAESRYIAEDAADLVEVDYEPLPAIVDVEAALDPTAPLAHPELADNVFFKSEFKAGDVDGAFASADLVLKESFRTGRVAGVPLEPRGCVAAVERGRGTLTFWTSTQIPHMVRTALADLLIEPELSEPKIRVITPEVGGGFGTKAHVYPEEIVTAALAFKVGRPVKWVQDRREELLTDIHSRDHVYELEVAVNRDGVLKGVRARILTNAGAYSSFPFGCTLEPTGGARMLPGAYRIRDYAYECYAITTNTCPAGAYRGVAQPSAFMAIEGMMDRIGRALGIDPAEVRFRNLIQPEEMPYVNVVGVRYDTGSYVQSLRRALELAGYDEFRKHQTPGRLQDGKYRGIGICCFTEITGTGAPGWRARGLTRVPGFDSALLKIEPTGKVTCVVSTAGAGQGHETTFAQLIGEELGIPLSDITVIEGDTAGGPYGTGTFASRSVVTGGGAIVRASAKLRDKMKRIAAHLLEAAPQDIVLDAGYATVRGMPSSRVTVRQIAENAYSMSSKGLPDGEEYGLEATDYYDPPLVTIANGTHVAAVAVDPRTGRVEIERYAIAHDCGRVINPMLVEGQIQGGTAQGIGEAVMELMVYGEDGQCQTATLMDYLLPTTADMPALTIDHIESPSIDTAGGFKGVGEGGVIGAVPAITNAVADALASFKVNVNRIPLTPDRVLALIEGAASGA, encoded by the coding sequence ATGGCACATGGTACGACCACCGGCTACGTGGGGCGGGACGTGCTCCGCGTGGAGGACGACAAGCTCCTGAAAGGGCTCGGCATCTTCGTCGACGACCTCCATCTGTCCGGGCTGGTTCACCTGGCGTTCGCCCGGAGCCCCCACGCGCACGCGCGCATCCGCGCGATCCGGACGGAGAGGGCCAGGGCGCTGCCGGGCGTGCTCGCCGTCTTCACGGGCCGCGACCTCGAGGCGCTCTGCAAACCGATGCGCGTCGAGATCGCCTTCCCCTCGTACAAGGCGCCCGCGCGCCCGGTCGTGGCCGTCGACGCCGTGAAGTTCGTCGGCGACGCCGTGGCCGTGGTGGTGGCGGAGAGCCGGTACATCGCCGAGGATGCCGCCGACCTGGTCGAGGTCGACTACGAGCCCCTCCCGGCCATCGTCGACGTCGAAGCGGCGCTCGACCCCACGGCCCCGCTGGCCCATCCCGAGCTCGCCGACAACGTGTTCTTCAAGAGCGAGTTCAAGGCGGGGGACGTCGATGGCGCCTTCGCCTCGGCGGACCTGGTCCTCAAGGAAAGCTTCCGGACCGGCCGCGTCGCCGGCGTGCCCCTCGAGCCGCGCGGCTGCGTGGCCGCCGTCGAGCGGGGGCGCGGGACGCTGACCTTCTGGACGTCGACCCAGATCCCGCACATGGTGCGGACCGCGCTGGCGGACCTCCTCATCGAGCCGGAGCTCAGCGAGCCGAAGATCCGCGTGATCACTCCCGAGGTCGGCGGCGGCTTCGGCACCAAAGCCCACGTCTATCCGGAGGAGATCGTGACGGCGGCCCTCGCGTTCAAGGTCGGTCGCCCCGTCAAGTGGGTGCAGGACCGGCGCGAGGAGCTCCTGACCGACATCCATTCCCGCGACCACGTCTACGAGCTCGAGGTGGCCGTGAACCGCGATGGCGTGCTCAAGGGCGTGAGGGCGCGGATCCTCACCAACGCCGGCGCCTACTCGTCGTTCCCCTTCGGCTGCACGCTGGAGCCGACCGGCGGGGCGCGGATGCTCCCCGGCGCCTACCGGATCCGCGACTACGCCTACGAGTGCTACGCCATCACGACCAATACGTGCCCGGCGGGGGCCTACCGGGGCGTGGCGCAGCCGAGCGCCTTCATGGCCATCGAGGGAATGATGGACCGCATCGGCCGCGCCCTCGGCATCGATCCCGCCGAGGTCCGCTTCCGCAACCTCATCCAGCCGGAGGAGATGCCGTACGTCAACGTAGTGGGTGTCCGCTACGACACGGGCAGCTACGTGCAGTCGCTGCGGCGGGCGCTGGAGCTGGCCGGCTACGACGAGTTCCGCAAGCACCAGACGCCCGGGCGGCTCCAGGACGGGAAGTACCGGGGCATCGGCATCTGCTGTTTCACGGAGATCACCGGCACCGGCGCGCCCGGCTGGCGGGCCCGCGGTCTCACGCGCGTGCCGGGCTTCGACAGCGCGCTCCTCAAGATCGAGCCGACCGGTAAGGTCACCTGTGTGGTGAGTACCGCCGGCGCGGGCCAGGGGCACGAGACGACGTTCGCCCAGCTCATCGGCGAGGAGCTCGGCATCCCGCTGAGCGACATCACGGTGATCGAGGGCGACACGGCTGGCGGCCCCTACGGCACCGGCACCTTCGCCAGCCGGAGCGTGGTGACGGGCGGTGGCGCCATCGTCCGCGCCTCGGCGAAGCTGCGGGACAAGATGAAACGGATCGCCGCCCACCTCCTGGAGGCGGCACCGCAGGACATCGTGCTCGACGCGGGCTACGCCACCGTCCGCGGGATGCCCTCGAGCCGCGTGACGGTGCGCCAGATCGCGGAGAACGCCTACTCGATGTCGTCGAAGGGGCTGCCCGACGGTGAAGAGTACGGGCTGGAAGCGACCGACTACTACGATCCTCCCCTCGTCACCATCGCCAACGGGACCCACGTGGCCGCGGTCGCCGTCGACCCGCGGACCGGCCGGGTGGAGATCGAGCGCTACGCGATCGCCCACGACTGCGGGCGGGTCATCAATCCGATGCTCGTCGAGGGTCAGATCCAGGGCGGCACCGCGCAGGGCATCGGCGAGGCGGTGATGGAGCTCATGGTGTACGGTGAAGACGGGCAGTGCCAGACGGCCACCCTGATGGACTACCTGCTCCCGACGACCGCCGACATGCCGGCCCTGACTATCGACCACATCGAGAGCCCGTCCATCGACACGGCGGGAGGGTTCAAGGGCGTCGGCGAGGGAGGGGTCATTGGTGCCGTGCCGGCCATCACCAATGCGGTGGCCGATGCTCTCGCAAGCTTTAAAGTGAACGTCAACCGTATTCCGTTGACGCCTGACCGCGTGCTCGCGCTCATCGAGGGCGCAGCTTCAGGCGCCTGA
- a CDS encoding peptidase M29, which yields MLQANAALTALFLKEFEWCNVRGGESAAIVTEPDSQEHYLVASMAALNAVGARAFQLMVPVAPETNLPVVARGTGGSTVLESLPTVVELLKKTDFIVDLTVEGLIHSAETEAILKAGARMLFIKEPADALARLLPTEERMGRIDRSVELLRNARTMTVTSKAGTNFKVELAGALVTGSRGFCNERGRWANWGQGLVAAYPVSTDAEGDVVLAPGDIVYPFKKYVDGRVMLRFRQGFVASVEGEGIDADLIRDYMERWRERNAYGISHVGWGLHERALWHALSLYEKREMIGVDGRAFEGNFLISTGPNHAAGRHTLCHFDIPMRNCSIFLDGAPVVIEGTIVEPSIRRSA from the coding sequence ATGCTTCAAGCTAACGCGGCCCTCACGGCGCTCTTTCTCAAGGAGTTCGAGTGGTGCAACGTGCGGGGCGGCGAATCTGCCGCGATCGTGACCGAGCCCGACTCGCAGGAGCACTACCTCGTGGCCAGCATGGCCGCCCTCAACGCCGTCGGCGCGCGGGCCTTCCAGTTGATGGTGCCCGTGGCGCCCGAGACCAATCTCCCGGTCGTCGCCCGCGGGACGGGAGGCTCGACGGTGCTCGAGTCCCTCCCCACCGTCGTGGAGCTCCTCAAGAAGACCGACTTCATCGTCGACCTCACCGTGGAGGGGCTGATCCACTCGGCCGAGACCGAAGCGATCCTCAAGGCGGGCGCCCGGATGCTCTTCATCAAGGAGCCCGCCGACGCCCTGGCCCGGCTGCTGCCGACGGAGGAGCGGATGGGCCGGATCGACCGGTCGGTCGAGCTACTCCGGAACGCGAGGACGATGACGGTCACCTCGAAAGCGGGGACGAACTTCAAGGTGGAGTTGGCCGGGGCACTGGTCACGGGCTCACGGGGCTTTTGTAACGAGCGGGGACGGTGGGCCAACTGGGGGCAGGGGCTCGTGGCCGCCTATCCGGTCTCGACCGACGCCGAGGGCGACGTGGTGCTGGCGCCGGGCGACATCGTCTACCCCTTCAAGAAGTACGTCGACGGGCGCGTGATGTTGCGCTTCCGCCAGGGTTTCGTGGCCTCGGTGGAGGGCGAGGGCATCGACGCCGACCTGATCCGCGACTACATGGAGCGCTGGCGCGAGCGGAACGCCTACGGGATCTCGCACGTGGGCTGGGGGCTCCACGAGCGCGCCCTGTGGCACGCGCTGAGTCTCTACGAGAAGCGGGAGATGATCGGCGTCGACGGCCGGGCGTTCGAGGGCAACTTCCTCATCTCCACCGGCCCCAACCACGCCGCCGGTCGGCACACCCTCTGCCACTTCGACATCCCCATGCGGAACTGCAGCATCTTCTTGGACGGCGCGCCCGTCGTCATCGAGGGGACTATCGTCGAGCCGAGCATCCGCCGGAGCGCGTGA